CCGCGGATTCCTCCACTTTATGCAGCGCTTCCCCGAAATCGGGCACCAACGTCCAGGCCGCCCGGGCCGGCGGCCGCCCGCGATCGCGCAGCCAGCGCTGGAGCCATTGCGTGTTCCACCCCCGGCCGGCGGCGCTGGGCGCGACGGTGAGAATGCCGCGGTCGATCACCCGATCGAGCTGGACCAGCATCTCGGGCCATTCCTTGTCGCCCAGAATGGAGACCAGGGCGTGCAGCGGCCGCGGTGGCCGGATGACCTCGAGCGCCGCGATCAACGCCCGGATCCCGTCCGGATTGTGGGCCACGTCGAACAGCCACTTCCCGTAGCGGTCGAGCCGGCCGGGAACCCGGGCGGACTCGAAGCCACGCTCCACCGCCTCCATCGGCGGGCGGTACCTCGCGGGGAGCGCCATCAGGACGGCGTGGGCCACTCCCGCGTTCCGCCGCTGGTGCGGCCCCACCAGGCTCAGCGGGCCGGTCCACTCGTAGTCGGGAGGCAGCACCCGGATGTCGGCCGGCGCGGCGGGATCGATCCGCGCCACCGCCCGCCTGGCCTCACGCCGCAGTACCTCGACCAGGGCCGGGTCTCGCTCCCCGATGATGAACGGCGCGCCCGGCTTGGCGATCCCCGCCTTCTCGCAGGCGATCTTTTCCAGCGTGTCGCCCAGGTACTTCATGTGGTCCCGCTCGATCTTGGTCAGCGCGCTCACCAGCGGCCGGAGCACGTTGGTGCTGTCGAGCCGTCCGCCGAGCCCGACCTCGGCCACGACGATGTCCACGCCCCTGGCCGCGAAGTCGGCGAAGGCGATGGCGGTGCTGGCCTCGAAGAAGGTGGCCTTCCGCTCCAGGATGAGCGGGCGCAGGCAGTCGGTCCACATCGCGACCGCGGCCTCGCTGATCGGCACCCCGTTCACCCGGATCCGCTCCCGGAACGAGACCAGGTGGGGCGAGGTGAAGAGCCCGACCCGGTACCCGGCCTCCTGCAGGGCGGACGCCACCAGGGTGGACACGCTCCCCTTCCCATTGGTCCCGCCGACGTGGATGACCGCGGTCTGGTCCTGGGGCCGCCCGAGGTGGTCGAGCAACGCACGGGTGCTGGCCAGACCGAATTTGATGCTGGTGGTCCGGGGAAAGAGGAACTCGAGCGCTTGGTCGTAGGTCAGCGGCATTCTGG
The DNA window shown above is from Gemmatimonadales bacterium and carries:
- a CDS encoding folylpolyglutamate synthase/dihydrofolate synthase family protein yields the protein MPLTYDQALEFLFPRTTSIKFGLASTRALLDHLGRPQDQTAVIHVGGTNGKGSVSTLVASALQEAGYRVGLFTSPHLVSFRERIRVNGVPISEAAVAMWTDCLRPLILERKATFFEASTAIAFADFAARGVDIVVAEVGLGGRLDSTNVLRPLVSALTKIERDHMKYLGDTLEKIACEKAGIAKPGAPFIIGERDPALVEVLRREARRAVARIDPAAPADIRVLPPDYEWTGPLSLVGPHQRRNAGVAHAVLMALPARYRPPMEAVERGFESARVPGRLDRYGKWLFDVAHNPDGIRALIAALEVIRPPRPLHALVSILGDKEWPEMLVQLDRVIDRGILTVAPSAAGRGWNTQWLQRWLRDRGRPPARAAWTLVPDFGEALHKVEESAGTVLVTGSFHTVGDVMTARGVDVG